From Lagopus muta isolate bLagMut1 chromosome 12, bLagMut1 primary, whole genome shotgun sequence, one genomic window encodes:
- the VPS9D1 gene encoding VPS9 domain-containing protein 1 isoform X3: MAAAGGVGDGGAGPGRALQTAMRAASGALEMDSAGRTREAYVEYLKSITLISQALQDEAALTDSEGLGPNTPKMLKLAEQCLERVKSLAATLGQKTNKAKPSMPGGPAPISRHRRVFSDEGGKLSPFLPPEIFQKLQIAEAQSARKELTPLEEASLQNQKLKAAYEARVARLNPSQALQKTSLTLSLQRQMMENLVIARAREETLQRKMEERRLRLQEAANRRFSSSVALTPEEQEQREVYAAILEYEQDHDWPRQWKARLKRSPSDLSLVTGLFSCLLSFPEHPIAQLLRKLQCAVYTRLYPAVSQSNPEATPAASTGLAFLSLDAGGLLPAEPGGRRLRASRSLHCMFSVPEHGPATLRHSISGATLADGSPDASRAEGDPRSPRESSFEDLERFLASPEDWPLAEPMAKPRPAASLQEQLKGIVRDIHNAIDRLLSLTLLAFEGLSTAAGKDQCLACIEDAFFPPLWAPLLALYRNVHRPQEEALARSMERHRHASPADLGLSPRLFPTAPGRLAYGAAIDELCLIPLETCPRRKLDCIVRALRSICECAEEYCSTRDSRAPTAGTIGADELLPLLSYAVLRSALPQLQSECAALEEFIHEGCLLGEEGYCLTSLQSALAFLQSLP, translated from the exons ATGGCCGCGGCGGGCGGCGTTGGGGATGgaggggccgggccgggccgagcccTACAGACCGCGATGAGGGCGGCGAGCGGGGCTTTGGAGATGGACAGCGCGGGGAGGACGCGG GAAGCCTATGTAGAGTACCTGAAGAGCATCACCCTCATCTCACAGGCCCTGCAAGACGAGGCAGCGCTGACAG ACAGCGAAGGGCTCGGCCCCAACACCCCCAAAATGCTGAagctggcagagcagtgcctggaGAGAGTCAAGTCCTTGGCAGCCACACTGG ggcaaaaaacaaacaaggcaaAACCGAGCATGCCGGGGGGGCCTGCACCCATCTCCAGGCACCGCAGGGTTTTCTCTGATGAGGGAGGCAAGCTGTCACCCTTCCTGCCACCAGAGATCTTCCAGAAGCTGCAGATTGCTGAGGCACAGAGTGCACGCAA GGAGCTGACACCATTGGAGGAGGCATCGCTGCAGAACCAGAAGCTGAAAGCTGCCTATGAGGCACGGGTGGCACGGCTCAACCCCAGCCAGGCCCTGCAGAAAACCTCACTG ACGCTGTCTCTACAACGGCAGATGATGGAGAATCTGGTGATCGCCAGGGCACGAGAGGAGACC ctgcagaggaaaatggAGGAGCGGCGGCTGCGGCTGCAGGAGGCGGCCAACAG GAGGTTCTCCAGCAGTGTGGCCCTAACCCCTgaggagcaggagcagagagaggtCTATGCTGCCATCCTCGAGTATGAACAGGACCAC GACTGGCCACGGCAGTGGAAGGCCAGGCTGAAGAGGAGCCCGTCAGACCTGTCACTGGTGACAGGGCTCTTCTCCTGCCTCCTCAG CTTCCCAGAGCACCCCATAGCTCAGCTCCTGCGCAAGCTGCAGTGTGCGGTGTACACTCGGCTGTACCCAGCCGTCAGCCAGAGCAACCCTGAGGCCACTCCTGCAGCCTCCACCGGCCTTGCTTTCCTCTCACTGGATGCAGgagggctgctgcctgcagagccagggGGCCGGCGGCTCCGAGCCTCCCGCAGCCTGCACTGCATGTTCTCAGTGCCTGAGCACGGCCCAGCCACGCTGCGGCACAGCATCTCCGGAGCAACCCTGGCTGATGGCAGCCCTGACGCCTCCAGGGCAGAAGGGGACCCCCGGTCTCCCCGGGAGAGCTCCTTTGAGGACCTGGAGCGGTTCCTGGCATCGCCTGAGGATTGGCCCCTAGCAGAGCCTATGGCCAAGCCCAGGCCTGCGGCAtcgctgcaggagcagctgaagggcATCGTGCGGGACATCCACAATGCCATTG ACAGGCTGCTGTCCCTGACCCTGCTGGCCTTTGAAGGattgagcactgctgctggcaagGACCAGTGCCTGGCCTGTATCGAGGATGCTTTCTTCCCTCCACTGTGGGCCCCGCTGCTGGCCCTCTACAG GAACGTGCACCGGCCCCAAGAGGAAGCCCTGGCTCGCAGCATGGAACGGCACCGCCACGCCAGCCCTGCCGACCTGGGGCTGTCCCCTCGGCTCTTCCCCACTGCGCCCGGCCGCCTGGCCTATGGTGCTGCCATCGACGAGTTGTGCCTCATCCCCCTGGAGACTTGTCCCCGCAGGAAGCTGGACTGCATCg tgcgAGCCCTGCGCAGCATCTGTGAGTGTGCCGAGGAGTACTGCAGCACCCGCGACAGCCGCGCTCCCACTGCTGGCACCAT CGGGGCGGAtgagctgctgcctctcctgtCGTACGCGGTGCTGCGCAGCGCGCTGCCCCAGCTGCAGTCGGAGTGCGCCGCGCTGGAGGAGTTCATCCACGAGGG GTGCCTGCTGGGCGAGGAGGGATACTGCCTGACGTCGCTGCAGAGCGCGCTGGCCTTCCTGCAGAGCCTGCCCTGA
- the VPS9D1 gene encoding VPS9 domain-containing protein 1 isoform X2 — MAAAGGVGDGGAGPGRALQTAMRAASGALEMDSAGRTREAYVEYLKSITLISQALQDEAALTEDSEGLGPNTPKMLKLAEQCLERVKSLAATLGQKTNKAKPSMPGGPAPISRHRRVFSDEGGKLSPFLPPEIFQKLQIAEAQSARKELTPLEEASLQNQKLKAAYEARVARLNPSQALQKTSLTLSLQRQMMENLVIARAREETLQRKMEERRLRLQEAANRRFSSSVALTPEEQEQREVYAAILEYEQDHDWPRQWKARLKRSPSDLSLVTGLFSCLLSFPEHPIAQLLRKLQCAVYTRLYPAVSQSNPEATPAASTGLAFLSLDAGGLLPAEPGGRRLRASRSLHCMFSVPEHGPATLRHSISGATLADGSPDASRAEGDPRSPRESSFEDLERFLASPEDWPLAEPMAKPRPAASLQEQLKGIVRDIHNAIDRLLSLTLLAFEGLSTAAGKDQCLACIEDAFFPPLWAPLLALYRNVHRPQEEALARSMERHRHASPADLGLSPRLFPTAPGRLAYGAAIDELCLIPLETCPRRKLDCIVRALRSICECAEEYCSTRDSRAPTAGTIGADELLPLLSYAVLRSALPQLQSECAALEEFIHEGCLLGEEGYCLTSLQSALAFLQSLP; from the exons ATGGCCGCGGCGGGCGGCGTTGGGGATGgaggggccgggccgggccgagcccTACAGACCGCGATGAGGGCGGCGAGCGGGGCTTTGGAGATGGACAGCGCGGGGAGGACGCGG GAAGCCTATGTAGAGTACCTGAAGAGCATCACCCTCATCTCACAGGCCCTGCAAGACGAGGCAGCGCTGACAG AAGACAGCGAAGGGCTCGGCCCCAACACCCCCAAAATGCTGAagctggcagagcagtgcctggaGAGAGTCAAGTCCTTGGCAGCCACACTGG ggcaaaaaacaaacaaggcaaAACCGAGCATGCCGGGGGGGCCTGCACCCATCTCCAGGCACCGCAGGGTTTTCTCTGATGAGGGAGGCAAGCTGTCACCCTTCCTGCCACCAGAGATCTTCCAGAAGCTGCAGATTGCTGAGGCACAGAGTGCACGCAA GGAGCTGACACCATTGGAGGAGGCATCGCTGCAGAACCAGAAGCTGAAAGCTGCCTATGAGGCACGGGTGGCACGGCTCAACCCCAGCCAGGCCCTGCAGAAAACCTCACTG ACGCTGTCTCTACAACGGCAGATGATGGAGAATCTGGTGATCGCCAGGGCACGAGAGGAGACC ctgcagaggaaaatggAGGAGCGGCGGCTGCGGCTGCAGGAGGCGGCCAACAG GAGGTTCTCCAGCAGTGTGGCCCTAACCCCTgaggagcaggagcagagagaggtCTATGCTGCCATCCTCGAGTATGAACAGGACCAC GACTGGCCACGGCAGTGGAAGGCCAGGCTGAAGAGGAGCCCGTCAGACCTGTCACTGGTGACAGGGCTCTTCTCCTGCCTCCTCAG CTTCCCAGAGCACCCCATAGCTCAGCTCCTGCGCAAGCTGCAGTGTGCGGTGTACACTCGGCTGTACCCAGCCGTCAGCCAGAGCAACCCTGAGGCCACTCCTGCAGCCTCCACCGGCCTTGCTTTCCTCTCACTGGATGCAGgagggctgctgcctgcagagccagggGGCCGGCGGCTCCGAGCCTCCCGCAGCCTGCACTGCATGTTCTCAGTGCCTGAGCACGGCCCAGCCACGCTGCGGCACAGCATCTCCGGAGCAACCCTGGCTGATGGCAGCCCTGACGCCTCCAGGGCAGAAGGGGACCCCCGGTCTCCCCGGGAGAGCTCCTTTGAGGACCTGGAGCGGTTCCTGGCATCGCCTGAGGATTGGCCCCTAGCAGAGCCTATGGCCAAGCCCAGGCCTGCGGCAtcgctgcaggagcagctgaagggcATCGTGCGGGACATCCACAATGCCATTG ACAGGCTGCTGTCCCTGACCCTGCTGGCCTTTGAAGGattgagcactgctgctggcaagGACCAGTGCCTGGCCTGTATCGAGGATGCTTTCTTCCCTCCACTGTGGGCCCCGCTGCTGGCCCTCTACAG GAACGTGCACCGGCCCCAAGAGGAAGCCCTGGCTCGCAGCATGGAACGGCACCGCCACGCCAGCCCTGCCGACCTGGGGCTGTCCCCTCGGCTCTTCCCCACTGCGCCCGGCCGCCTGGCCTATGGTGCTGCCATCGACGAGTTGTGCCTCATCCCCCTGGAGACTTGTCCCCGCAGGAAGCTGGACTGCATCg tgcgAGCCCTGCGCAGCATCTGTGAGTGTGCCGAGGAGTACTGCAGCACCCGCGACAGCCGCGCTCCCACTGCTGGCACCAT CGGGGCGGAtgagctgctgcctctcctgtCGTACGCGGTGCTGCGCAGCGCGCTGCCCCAGCTGCAGTCGGAGTGCGCCGCGCTGGAGGAGTTCATCCACGAGGG GTGCCTGCTGGGCGAGGAGGGATACTGCCTGACGTCGCTGCAGAGCGCGCTGGCCTTCCTGCAGAGCCTGCCCTGA
- the VPS9D1 gene encoding VPS9 domain-containing protein 1 isoform X1 codes for MLSSLHCGPRCWPSTGTCTGPKRKPWLAAWNGTATPALPTWGCPLGSSPLRPAAWPMVLPSTSCASSPWRLVPAGSWTASCEPCAASVSVPRSTAAPATAALPLLAPSGRMSCCLSCRTRCCAARCPSCSRSAPRWRSSSTRGRCRERGVPAACCPAPTACVGVPQVPAGRGGILPDVAAERAGLPAEPALSCRQVLRSSRPPGGAERSATPSGRNHVVGGAREAEERACAARGSAAGGVRAGNERRGRSGAGAGALTRRNRRMCAGPALRQEYRRGLERGRARPGPDPSFGERLRQRLRNEAGLLPALQDDAGALLAQGLRCRREPGSSLRGLAAAFELLERAALNLYLFPWRKEFRTIQTFSGAYVHVLRAALPDAELLRSLGRLGYVRLDERRLAVSRPPPGTELTAAACGFFACRLECEILAEVLLRLQPRLPRAEELLDARRVAGDVEACVEMLREKMHPPGCEDGRELYGDVPDSPEDLYFERPDSPEDSGEGDTNLPLLSSKLQGAQDVLGRNWDAYERSELRQELLSSPGLPKPDPSSSRFFLQQERREVGSSPPLLCPVRLPPGEPPPSSHTRAQPLAAPQQLPELPSYQLHSCLRQGTLPAYCCTTCQQLHAGTCAAGLACRSRHRGQELCCERQQRLWLQRTEVDMLLADSTSTRP; via the exons ATGCTTTCTTCCCTCCACTGTGGGCCCCGCTGCTGGCCCTCTACAG GAACGTGCACCGGCCCCAAGAGGAAGCCCTGGCTCGCAGCATGGAACGGCACCGCCACGCCAGCCCTGCCGACCTGGGGCTGTCCCCTCGGCTCTTCCCCACTGCGCCCGGCCGCCTGGCCTATGGTGCTGCCATCGACGAGTTGTGCCTCATCCCCCTGGAGACTTGTCCCCGCAGGAAGCTGGACTGCATCg tgcgAGCCCTGCGCAGCATCTGTGAGTGTGCCGAGGAGTACTGCAGCACCCGCGACAGCCGCGCTCCCACTGCTGGCACCAT CGGGGCGGAtgagctgctgcctctcctgtCGTACGCGGTGCTGCGCAGCGCGCTGCCCCAGCTGCAGTCGGAGTGCGCCGCGCTGGAGGAGTTCATCCACGAGGGGTAGGTGCCGGGAGCGGGGCGTGCCGGCCGCCTGCTGCCCCGCGCCCACCGCGTGTGTCGGCGTGCCGCAGGTGCCTGCTGGGCGAGGAGGGATACTGCCTGACGTCGCTGCAGAGCGCGCTGGCCTTCCTGCAGAGCCTGCCCTGAGTTGCCGGCAAGTGCTGCGCTCCTCCcggccgccagggggcgccgAACGATCCGCGACTCCGAGCGGGCGGAATCACGTGGTGGGCGGGGCGCGGGAAGCGGAAGAACGCGCGTGTGCGGCGCGGGGCTCGGCGGCAGGCGGGGTGCGGGCGGGAAACGAGCGGCGCGGgaggagcggggccggggccggggcgcTCACCCGCCGCAACCGCAGGATGTGCGCGGGCCCGGCGCTGCGGCAGGAGTACCGGCGGGGGCTGGAGCGGGGCCGCGCCCGTCCCGGTCCCGACCCCTCGTTTGGGGAACGGCTGCGGCAGCGGCTGCGGAACGAGGCGGGGTTGCTGCCGGCCCTGCAGGACGACGCCGGCGCTCTCCTGGCCCAGGGGCTGCGGTGCCGCCGCGAGCCGGGCTCGTCGCTGCGGGGTCTGGCCGCCGCCTTCGAGCTGCTGGAGCGGGCGGCCCTCAACCTCTACCTCTTCCCCTGGCGCAAGGAGTTCCGCACCATACAG aCCTTCTCAGGAGCCTACGTACACGTGCTGCGGGCTGCGCTGCCCGACGCCGAGCTGCTGCGGAGCTTGGGGCGGCTGGGCTACGTGCGGTTGGATGAGCGCCGCCTCGCTGTGTCCCGGCCGCCTCCGGGCACCGAGCTGACCGCTGCCGCGTGCGGCTTCTTTGCCTGCCGGCTGGAGTGTGAGATCCTGGCCGAGGTGCTGCTGCGGCTGCAGCCACGCCTGCCGCGTGCCGAGGAGCTGCTGGATGCGCGCCGAGTCGCCGGGGATGTGGAGGCCTGCGTGGAGATGCTGCGGGAAAAGATGCATCCTCCTGGCTGCGAGGACGGCAGGGAGCTCTACGGGGATGTGCCAGACAGCCCTGAGGATCTCTATTTCGAGAGGCCAGACAGTCCTGAGGATAGTGGAGAGGGAGACACGAATCTCCCGCTGCTGAGCTCCAAGCTGCAGGGCGCACAGGACGTGCTCGGGAGGAATTGGGACGCCTATGAACGCAGTGAGctcaggcaggagctgctctcctccccaGGCCTCCCCAAGCCAGACCCTTCCTCCTCTCgcttcttcctgcagcaggagcgGAGGGAGGTGGGCAGCAGCCCCCCGTTGCTCTGCCCTGTGCGGCTGCCCCCCGGGGAGCCCCCACCAAGCAGCCACACCAGGGCTCAGCCCCTTGCTGCCCCGCAGCAACTCCCCGAGCTTCCCTCCTACCAGCTGCACTCGTGCCTGCGGCAGGGCACGCTGCCTGCCTACTGCTGCACcacctgccagcagctgcatgcCGGTACCTGCGCGGCCGGGCTGGCTTGCCGCAGCCGGCACCgtgggcaggagctgtgctgcgaGCGGCAGCAGCGCCTCTGGCTGCAGCGCACAGAGGTGGACATGCTGCTGGCTGACAGCACCAGCACCCGGCCCTAG
- the CDK10 gene encoding cyclin-dependent kinase 10 isoform X1, translated as MRLTTMADGDRAEGAPAESEVEPLRFQRLWGEGYFEVPASERLGKCRSVKEFEKLNRIGEGTYGIVYRARDTVTDETVALKKVRMDNEKEGMPISSLREITLLLELQHPNIVELKEVVVGNHLESIFLVMGYCEQDLASLLENMQTPFSEAQVKCIILQVLKGLQYLHERYIIHRDLKVSNLLMTDKGCVKIADFGLARTYGMPPQPMTPKVVTLWYRAPELLLGATTQTTSIDMWAVGCILAELLAHKPLLPGTSEIHQIDLIVQLLGTPNENIWPGFSKLPLVSQYTLRKQPYNNLKHKFPWLSEAGLRLLNFLFMYDPKKRATAKDSLDSSYFKEKPLRPPGPPSLPARTKPPSHKAATLYWDAASHLQQEPEQGSVLPALTSLALPCRAR; from the exons ATGCGCCTCACAACTATGGCGGACGGAGACCGCGCTGAGGGAGCTCCGGCTGAGAGTGAGGTGGAACCGCTGCGGTTCCAGCGGCTGTGGGGAGAGGGCTACTTCGAGGTGCCGGCGTCTGAGCGG CTGGGGAAATGCCGGAGCGTGAAGGAGTTTGAGAAGCTGAATCGGATCGGAGAGGGCACCTATGGCATCGTGT ACCGTGCCCGGGACACTGTGACAGATGAGACTGTGGCACTGAAGAAGGTGCGGATGGACAATGAGAAGGAAG GAATGCCCATCAGCAGCCTGCGGGAGATCACCCTGCTCCTGGAGCTCCAGCATCCCAACATCGTGGAGCTGaaggaggtggttgtggggaaCCATCTGGAGAG TATTTTCCTGGTGATGGGCTACTGTGAGCAGGACCTTGCCAGCCTTCTTGAGAACATGCAGACACCTTTTTCAGAGGCTCAG GTGAAATGCATCATCTTGCAAGTCCTCAAGGGTCTGCAGTACCTTCATGAGAGGTACATCATCCACAG GGATCTGAAGGTGTCCAACCTGCTCATGACTGACAAAGGCTGTGTGAAGATAG CGGATTTTGGTCTGGCACGTACATATGGGATGCCACCACAACCCATGACCCCCAAAGTCGTCACGCTGTG GTACCGAGCACCCGAGCTGCTGCTAGGAGCGACGACACAGACCACCAGCATTGACATGTG ggctgtgggctgcatcCTTGCTGAGCTGTTGGCTCACAAGCCACTGCTGCCAGGCACCTCTGAGATCCACCAAATAGACCTCATCGTGCAGCTCCTGGGGACACCCAATGAAAACATCTGGCCG GGCTTCTCCAAGTTGCCCCTGGTGAGTCAGTACACGCTGCGGAAACAGCCTTACAACAACCTCAAGCACAAGTTCCCCTGGCTCTCCGAGGCCGGGCTGCGTCTTCTCAACTTCCTCTTCATGTACGATCCCAAGAAGCG GGCAACGGCAAAAGACAGCCTGGATAGTTCATACTTCAAGGAAAAGCCCCTGC gtCCCCCAGggcctccttccctccctgccaGGACAAAACCACCAAGTCACAAGGCAGCCACGCTTTACTGGGATGCAGCGAGCCACTTACAGCAGGAACCAGAACAGGGCTCAGTCCTCCCAGCTCTCACCTCCctggcactgccctgcagggctCGGTAG
- the CDK10 gene encoding cyclin-dependent kinase 10 isoform X3, whose product MDNEKEGMPISSLREITLLLELQHPNIVELKEVVVGNHLESIFLVMGYCEQDLASLLENMQTPFSEAQVKCIILQVLKGLQYLHERYIIHRDLKVSNLLMTDKGCVKIADFGLARTYGMPPQPMTPKVVTLWYRAPELLLGATTQTTSIDMWAVGCILAELLAHKPLLPGTSEIHQIDLIVQLLGTPNENIWPGFSKLPLVSQYTLRKQPYNNLKHKFPWLSEAGLRLLNFLFMYDPKKRATAKDSLDSSYFKEKPLRPPGPPSLPARTKPPSHKAATLYWDAASHLQQEPEQGSVLPALTSLALPCRAR is encoded by the exons ATGGACAATGAGAAGGAAG GAATGCCCATCAGCAGCCTGCGGGAGATCACCCTGCTCCTGGAGCTCCAGCATCCCAACATCGTGGAGCTGaaggaggtggttgtggggaaCCATCTGGAGAG TATTTTCCTGGTGATGGGCTACTGTGAGCAGGACCTTGCCAGCCTTCTTGAGAACATGCAGACACCTTTTTCAGAGGCTCAG GTGAAATGCATCATCTTGCAAGTCCTCAAGGGTCTGCAGTACCTTCATGAGAGGTACATCATCCACAG GGATCTGAAGGTGTCCAACCTGCTCATGACTGACAAAGGCTGTGTGAAGATAG CGGATTTTGGTCTGGCACGTACATATGGGATGCCACCACAACCCATGACCCCCAAAGTCGTCACGCTGTG GTACCGAGCACCCGAGCTGCTGCTAGGAGCGACGACACAGACCACCAGCATTGACATGTG ggctgtgggctgcatcCTTGCTGAGCTGTTGGCTCACAAGCCACTGCTGCCAGGCACCTCTGAGATCCACCAAATAGACCTCATCGTGCAGCTCCTGGGGACACCCAATGAAAACATCTGGCCG GGCTTCTCCAAGTTGCCCCTGGTGAGTCAGTACACGCTGCGGAAACAGCCTTACAACAACCTCAAGCACAAGTTCCCCTGGCTCTCCGAGGCCGGGCTGCGTCTTCTCAACTTCCTCTTCATGTACGATCCCAAGAAGCG GGCAACGGCAAAAGACAGCCTGGATAGTTCATACTTCAAGGAAAAGCCCCTGC gtCCCCCAGggcctccttccctccctgccaGGACAAAACCACCAAGTCACAAGGCAGCCACGCTTTACTGGGATGCAGCGAGCCACTTACAGCAGGAACCAGAACAGGGCTCAGTCCTCCCAGCTCTCACCTCCctggcactgccctgcagggctCGGTAG
- the CDK10 gene encoding cyclin-dependent kinase 10 isoform X2, translating into MRLTTMADGDRAEGAPAESEVEPLRFQRLWGEGYFEVPASERLGKCRSVKEFEKLNRIGEGTYGIVYRARDTVTDETVALKKVRMDNEKEGMPISSLREITLLLELQHPNIVELKEVVVGNHLESIFLVMGYCEQDLASLLENMQTPFSEAQVKCIILQVLKGLQYLHERYIIHRDLKVSNLLMTDKGCVKIADFGLARTYGMPPQPMTPKVVTLWYRAPELLLGATTQTTSIDMWAVGCILAELLAHKPLLPGTSEIHQIDLIVQLLGTPNENIWPGFSKLPLVSQYTLRKQPYNNLKHKFPWLSEAGLRLLNFLFMYDPKKRATAKDSLDSSYFKEKPLPCEPELMPTFPHHRNKRAASASTGAESQAKRAKP; encoded by the exons ATGCGCCTCACAACTATGGCGGACGGAGACCGCGCTGAGGGAGCTCCGGCTGAGAGTGAGGTGGAACCGCTGCGGTTCCAGCGGCTGTGGGGAGAGGGCTACTTCGAGGTGCCGGCGTCTGAGCGG CTGGGGAAATGCCGGAGCGTGAAGGAGTTTGAGAAGCTGAATCGGATCGGAGAGGGCACCTATGGCATCGTGT ACCGTGCCCGGGACACTGTGACAGATGAGACTGTGGCACTGAAGAAGGTGCGGATGGACAATGAGAAGGAAG GAATGCCCATCAGCAGCCTGCGGGAGATCACCCTGCTCCTGGAGCTCCAGCATCCCAACATCGTGGAGCTGaaggaggtggttgtggggaaCCATCTGGAGAG TATTTTCCTGGTGATGGGCTACTGTGAGCAGGACCTTGCCAGCCTTCTTGAGAACATGCAGACACCTTTTTCAGAGGCTCAG GTGAAATGCATCATCTTGCAAGTCCTCAAGGGTCTGCAGTACCTTCATGAGAGGTACATCATCCACAG GGATCTGAAGGTGTCCAACCTGCTCATGACTGACAAAGGCTGTGTGAAGATAG CGGATTTTGGTCTGGCACGTACATATGGGATGCCACCACAACCCATGACCCCCAAAGTCGTCACGCTGTG GTACCGAGCACCCGAGCTGCTGCTAGGAGCGACGACACAGACCACCAGCATTGACATGTG ggctgtgggctgcatcCTTGCTGAGCTGTTGGCTCACAAGCCACTGCTGCCAGGCACCTCTGAGATCCACCAAATAGACCTCATCGTGCAGCTCCTGGGGACACCCAATGAAAACATCTGGCCG GGCTTCTCCAAGTTGCCCCTGGTGAGTCAGTACACGCTGCGGAAACAGCCTTACAACAACCTCAAGCACAAGTTCCCCTGGCTCTCCGAGGCCGGGCTGCGTCTTCTCAACTTCCTCTTCATGTACGATCCCAAGAAGCG GGCAACGGCAAAAGACAGCCTGGATAGTTCATACTTCAAGGAAAAGCCCCTGC CCTGTGAGCCAGAGCTCATGCCCACCTTCCCCCACCATCGCAACAAGCGGGCAGCCAGCGCCAGCACAGGGGCTGAGAGCCAGGCAAAGCGTGCCAAGCCCTGA
- the CHMP1A gene encoding charged multivesicular body protein 1a — MDDTLFQLKFTAKQLEKLAKKAEKDSKAEQAKVKKALQQKNVECARVYAENAIRKKNEGLNWLRMASRVDAVASKVQTAVTMKGVTKNMAQVTKALDKALSSMDLQKVSAVMDKFEQQVQNLDVHTSVMEDSMSSATTLTTPQEQVDSLIVQIAEENGLEIMDQLNQLPEGASAVGESSMRSQEDQLSRRLAALRN; from the exons ATGGACG acACGCTCTTCCAGCTGAAG ttcacagcaaagcagctggaGAAACTTGCCAAAAAAGCTGAGAAGGACTCCAAGGCGGAACAAGCCAAAGTCAAGAAG GCCCTTCAGCAGAAGAATGTGGAGTGTGCTCGTGTCTATGCAGAGAATGCCATCCGCAAGAAGAACGAGGGGCTGAACTGGCTCCGCATGGCTTCCCGAGTGGATGCGGTGGCCTCCAAGGTGCAGACAGCAGTGACAATGAAGGGG GTGACGAAAAACATGGCTCAGGTGACCAAGGCTTTGGACAAAGCTCTGAGCTCCATGGACCTACAGAAGGTGTCTGCAGTGATGGATAAGTTCGAGCAGCAGGTTCAGAATTTGGATGTTCATACATCG GTCATGGAGGACTCCATGAGCTCCGCTACCACGCTGACCACACCACAGGAGCAGGTGGACAGCCTCATTGTGCAGATCGCAGAGGAGAATGGTTTGGAGATCATGGACCAGCTCAACCAGCTCCCTGAGGGTGCTTCAGCAGTAGGGGAGAGCTCGATGCGCTCCCAGGAAGACCAGCTGTCACGGAG GTTGGCTGCCTTGCGGAATTAG